One genomic window of Deinococcus arcticus includes the following:
- a CDS encoding transposase, translating to MSFLDQTGLGLMLSIGSTWTPRGSGCQFEIPTRWGSSGRINLMGCFTFDGADTRLDVRELNGNCTGEQVMAFLDTVARTCDPQRLTVVVLDNAPFHKGAALRGKIPHWEAQGLYLRYLPPYAPMLNHIETVWRQLKGFLMPRRCYDSVAQLRDALGAALTALGAQFI from the coding sequence TTGAGTTTTCTGGATCAGACGGGCCTGGGGTTGATGCTGTCCATCGGTTCGACGTGGACGCCTCGGGGCTCGGGGTGTCAGTTCGAGATCCCCACACGGTGGGGATCAAGTGGACGCATCAACCTCATGGGCTGTTTCACGTTTGACGGGGCCGATACCCGCCTGGACGTGCGCGAATTGAACGGAAACTGCACGGGCGAACAGGTCATGGCCTTCCTCGACACCGTGGCACGGACCTGTGACCCCCAGCGGTTGACCGTGGTGGTGTTGGACAATGCGCCCTTTCACAAGGGCGCGGCCCTGCGCGGGAAGATCCCCCACTGGGAGGCCCAGGGACTGTATCTCCGGTATCTGCCGCCCTACGCGCCGATGTTGAATCACATCGAGACTGTCTGGCGACAACTCAAGGGCTTTTTGATGCCCAGGCGCTGCTATGACTCTGTTGCTCAGCTGCGCGATGCCCTCGGCGCCGCTTTAACTGCCCTCGGCGCTCAGTTTATCTAA
- a CDS encoding carbohydrate kinase family protein: MKFYVIGDVTVDHLYHLRRLPKPGEEVTPTQASMKPGGAGGTISVTLARLGHTVTLAARVGTDPFAEYALSHVRDSGVLEGAIQRDPERLTSTITVMQTASGERAMISHGAANRQLDPAGLKVADIEGADALIINAYALTEGPQREYTLAAIAAARGAKKPVPVFLDLGTGAVNKVGTSLLGDVIAADYLMLNQHELQALTGTGSISAALAGLGAAGAQRVVVKVGKMGSITWTPTETELVDAIRPEGQVVDSTGAGDTFTATFAHAILNGAGMSEAARAANAAGALAATGIGAQERPITPADLAGVLPGVAVPSPAPTPAPKATRGRKSTAG, encoded by the coding sequence ATGAAGTTCTATGTTATCGGCGACGTGACCGTCGACCATCTGTATCACCTGCGCCGCCTGCCCAAGCCCGGCGAGGAAGTCACGCCCACGCAGGCCAGCATGAAGCCCGGGGGCGCGGGCGGCACCATCAGCGTGACCCTGGCCCGTCTGGGTCACACCGTCACCCTGGCCGCCCGGGTGGGCACCGATCCCTTTGCCGAATACGCCCTGAGCCACGTGCGCGACAGCGGCGTTCTGGAAGGCGCCATTCAGCGCGACCCCGAACGCCTGACCAGCACCATTACCGTGATGCAGACGGCCAGCGGCGAGCGCGCCATGATCAGCCACGGCGCCGCCAACCGCCAGCTGGACCCGGCGGGCCTGAAGGTGGCCGACATTGAGGGCGCCGACGCCCTGATCATCAACGCCTACGCCCTGACCGAGGGCCCGCAGCGCGAGTACACCCTGGCCGCCATTGCGGCGGCGCGCGGCGCCAAGAAGCCGGTCCCCGTGTTTCTGGACCTGGGCACCGGCGCTGTGAACAAGGTGGGCACCTCGCTGCTGGGCGACGTGATTGCCGCCGATTACCTGATGCTCAACCAGCACGAGTTGCAGGCGCTGACCGGCACCGGGTCCATCAGCGCCGCGCTGGCCGGACTGGGTGCAGCCGGCGCGCAGCGCGTGGTGGTGAAGGTGGGCAAGATGGGTTCAATCACCTGGACCCCCACCGAGACTGAACTGGTGGACGCCATTCGCCCCGAGGGACAGGTCGTGGATTCCACGGGGGCAGGCGATACCTTCACCGCCACTTTCGCCCACGCCATCCTGAACGGCGCGGGCATGTCGGAAGCGGCGCGCGCCGCCAACGCCGCCGGGGCCCTGGCCGCCACCGGCATCGGCGCCCAGGAACGCCCCATCACCCCCGCCGATCTGGCCGGCGTGCTGCCCGGCGTGGCGGTGCCGTCGCCGGCCCCCACCCCAGCCCCCAAAGCCACCCGGGGCCGCAAGAGCACGGCGGGGTAA
- the rsmA gene encoding 16S rRNA (adenine(1518)-N(6)/adenine(1519)-N(6))-dimethyltransferase RsmA: protein MSHPDPTPRDPALAPLYSPARVRELLTRHGLKPTKSLGQNFLIDGNILRAIAEAGGAQPGVPVLEIGPGLGVLTQEIARRGAQVTTLEKDERLRPVLAETLDGLEVQVVWGDALNFDYASLPAGTRVIANLPYYITGLLLSRFMRAPGIVSATVLVQKEVAQRLAAKPGSDNYGFLSAIASLYGSVRHVRDVPKGAFFPAPDVTSSVVRLDFDRSRPAPEPEFLSFVETALHHRRKTLRNNLRLGGFEGEAIDEALAAAGLRGDVRAEDVALGDLRDMAVKLGVVR from the coding sequence ATGTCTCACCCTGACCCCACCCCGCGCGACCCTGCTCTGGCGCCGCTGTATTCCCCGGCGCGCGTGCGCGAACTGCTGACGCGCCACGGCCTGAAACCCACCAAGAGCCTGGGCCAGAACTTTCTGATTGACGGCAACATCCTGCGCGCCATTGCCGAGGCGGGCGGCGCCCAGCCCGGGGTGCCGGTGCTGGAAATCGGCCCCGGCCTGGGCGTGCTGACCCAGGAAATTGCCCGGCGTGGCGCGCAGGTCACCACCTTGGAAAAGGACGAGCGCCTGCGTCCGGTGCTGGCCGAGACCCTGGACGGGCTGGAGGTGCAGGTGGTCTGGGGCGACGCCCTGAACTTTGACTACGCGTCGCTGCCCGCCGGCACCCGCGTGATCGCCAACCTGCCGTACTACATCACCGGGCTGCTGCTCTCGCGCTTCATGCGCGCGCCGGGCATCGTGAGCGCCACCGTGCTGGTGCAAAAAGAGGTGGCGCAGCGCCTCGCGGCCAAGCCCGGCAGCGACAACTACGGCTTTCTGAGCGCCATCGCCTCGCTGTACGGCAGCGTGCGCCACGTGCGCGACGTGCCCAAGGGGGCCTTTTTTCCTGCCCCCGACGTAACCAGCAGCGTGGTGCGGCTGGACTTTGACCGCAGCCGCCCCGCCCCCGAGCCCGAGTTCCTGAGCTTCGTGGAAACGGCGCTGCACCACCGCCGCAAGACGCTGCGCAACAACCTGCGTCTGGGCGGCTTTGAGGGCGAGGCCATTGACGAGGCCCTGGCGGCGGCTGGCCTGCGCGGCGACGTGCGCGCCGAGGACGTGGCCCTGGGTGACCTGCGTGACATGGCCGTCAAACTGGGCGTGGTACGGTAG
- a CDS encoding NAD(P)H-hydrate dehydratase, with protein MNGAREGEAILTPNSVRRLDARLAAAGLLDLAMEEAGRAAADELTRAFPGRAALLLAGGGANGGDAFVAARHLLALGAPATVLALPSRHPLTRANRRRWRAVGGQTVALTPAALSRRADASTVLVDGLLGTGFQPPLRPALAGVIAALNAARALGSPVLSLDLPSGLEAELAGADQSVQADVTVTFSGLKPALLFGPAAARAGRVVVAPLRLPPGWALAEAVATQPGDAELGAVLPVRGADAHKGTAGRVWIVGGHPGTAGAPLLAGLGALRAGAGLVTVHSGTELPLLYPELMVRHHANLGAFLAAEDHARPDAVALGMGLGPGAAGHARRVLAWGLPTVLDADALQPELAGHGHAGCLWTPHPGEAARLLGVGTPDITREPLAAARALQTRLGGVVILKGGPSVVADDQGLSVSRGGHPGMASGGMGDTLSGLLAALLAQGLGPGEAARVGVRLHARAGERAARVFGYGLGATDVAHELGGAWADLRVAHPGN; from the coding sequence ATGAACGGGGCCAGGGAGGGTGAGGCCATACTGACCCCGAACAGCGTGCGGCGCCTGGACGCGCGCCTTGCGGCAGCCGGGCTGCTGGACCTGGCCATGGAAGAGGCCGGGCGTGCGGCAGCCGATGAGCTGACCCGGGCCTTTCCCGGCCGGGCAGCTCTGCTGCTGGCGGGTGGGGGTGCCAATGGCGGCGACGCCTTCGTGGCCGCGCGGCATTTGCTGGCGCTGGGCGCGCCCGCCACCGTGCTGGCGCTGCCGTCGCGTCACCCGCTCACGCGGGCCAACCGGCGGCGCTGGCGGGCGGTGGGCGGTCAGACGGTCGCCCTCACGCCAGCGGCCCTGAGCCGGCGGGCAGACGCGAGCACCGTGCTGGTGGACGGCCTGCTGGGCACCGGCTTTCAGCCGCCGCTGCGCCCGGCCCTGGCCGGGGTGATCGCGGCGCTGAACGCGGCCCGCGCGCTGGGCAGCCCGGTGCTGAGCCTGGACCTGCCCAGCGGCCTGGAGGCCGAACTGGCCGGGGCAGACCAGAGCGTGCAGGCCGACGTCACCGTGACCTTCAGCGGTCTCAAACCGGCGCTGCTGTTTGGCCCGGCCGCCGCACGCGCTGGACGGGTGGTGGTGGCCCCACTGCGCCTGCCGCCCGGCTGGGCCCTGGCCGAGGCGGTGGCCACGCAGCCCGGCGACGCCGAGCTGGGCGCAGTCCTGCCTGTGCGCGGTGCCGACGCCCACAAGGGCACCGCCGGGCGGGTGTGGATCGTGGGCGGCCATCCGGGCACGGCCGGGGCGCCGCTGCTGGCCGGGCTGGGCGCCCTGCGCGCCGGGGCCGGGCTGGTAACGGTACACAGCGGAACCGAGCTGCCGCTGCTGTACCCCGAGCTGATGGTGCGCCATCACGCCAACCTGGGGGCCTTTCTGGCCGCCGAAGACCACGCCCGCCCGGACGCCGTGGCGCTGGGCATGGGCCTGGGGCCCGGGGCGGCTGGGCACGCCCGCCGGGTGCTGGCCTGGGGGCTGCCCACCGTGCTGGACGCCGACGCCCTGCAGCCCGAACTGGCCGGACACGGGCACGCCGGGTGCCTGTGGACCCCGCACCCCGGCGAGGCCGCGCGCCTGCTGGGCGTGGGCACGCCCGACATCACCCGTGAGCCGCTGGCGGCGGCCCGCGCCCTGCAGACCCGGCTGGGCGGCGTGGTGATCCTCAAGGGCGGGCCCAGTGTGGTGGCCGACGATCAGGGCCTGAGCGTGTCGCGCGGCGGGCACCCGGGGATGGCCAGCGGCGGCATGGGCGATACCCTCTCGGGGCTGCTGGCCGCGCTGCTGGCCCAGGGGCTGGGGCCGGGCGAGGCCGCCCGGGTGGGCGTGCGTCTGCACGCCCGCGCCGGCGAGCGCGCCGCGCGGGTCTTCGGCTACGGCCTGGGCGCCACCGACGTGGCCCACGAACTGGGCGGCGCCTGGGCCGACCTGCGGGTGGCCCATCCGGGCAACTGA
- a CDS encoding tetratricopeptide repeat protein, with translation MSGLPEAPALPPVRELVAAGDWRRAAITARLAGEAAPVQEALGALDGVQDAVRARRYPSARRALGEYRRALDDAPGEPLLAALRAQVPPDEVLAALNALEGSQKETDPAALQQRLSGALAQPLTRAEALNMQGILHAVRGEADDARRVLDEARLADPGHYRALTNLGNLDMEAGRFAQAEATYREVLRINPDYDGGHHNLGVALRRQGKVAEGVRSIRRGQRLAMKRSKDDTDAEMKERFAASPALRHLRWGLLAGLGLIAYLALRGG, from the coding sequence ATGAGTGGGCTGCCGGAGGCCCCGGCGCTGCCTCCCGTCCGCGAACTGGTGGCGGCGGGCGACTGGCGCCGCGCGGCCATTACCGCCCGGCTGGCCGGCGAGGCCGCGCCCGTGCAGGAGGCCCTGGGGGCGCTGGACGGGGTGCAGGACGCGGTGCGCGCCCGGCGCTACCCCTCGGCGCGCCGGGCGCTGGGCGAGTACCGCCGCGCCCTGGACGACGCGCCGGGCGAACCGCTGCTGGCCGCGCTGCGCGCGCAGGTGCCGCCTGACGAGGTGCTGGCGGCCCTGAACGCCCTGGAGGGCAGCCAGAAGGAAACGGACCCGGCGGCGCTGCAACAACGGCTCTCGGGCGCCCTGGCCCAGCCGCTCACCCGGGCCGAGGCGCTGAACATGCAGGGCATACTGCACGCGGTGCGCGGCGAGGCCGACGACGCCCGGCGCGTGCTGGACGAGGCCCGCCTGGCCGACCCGGGGCACTACCGCGCCCTGACCAACCTGGGGAACCTGGATATGGAAGCTGGGCGCTTTGCCCAGGCCGAAGCCACCTACCGCGAGGTGCTGCGCATCAACCCCGACTATGACGGCGGGCACCACAACTTAGGGGTGGCGCTGCGCCGCCAGGGCAAGGTGGCCGAGGGCGTGCGCAGTATTCGCCGGGGCCAGCGCCTGGCCATGAAGCGGTCCAAGGACGACACCGACGCCGAGATGAAAGAGCGCTTTGCTGCCAGCCCGGCGCTGCGCCACCTGCGCTGGGGGCTGCTGGCGGGCCTGGGCCTGATCGCCTACCTGGCCCTGCGCGGCGGCTGA
- a CDS encoding DUF4388 domain-containing protein, with translation MQGLLSDVPLLGVLELIHTTRQTGVLEVQTDVPFTVAFVGGEIVSGGILDWLGTEAIHACPLLVDAGMFMFSPRAVTGAPLGPYGHFSTDWARLSDEWIQVCQVIGSPSQVFEGRVPLFDVPGGRSVRSAALSAEMPLFQVAQTVAQNVQSGALEPRGRFEWQRLKLQPTKQRAALHPVARLLDGERTLGDAVDQGTPVADVREYLLGELRLGLRFSGSGWVLRDLVWETQHLQGGEGERVMGG, from the coding sequence ATGCAAGGGCTTCTGAGCGACGTTCCGCTTCTGGGTGTACTCGAGCTGATTCACACGACCCGTCAGACGGGGGTGCTGGAGGTTCAGACGGACGTGCCGTTCACCGTGGCGTTTGTGGGCGGAGAAATTGTCTCGGGGGGCATTCTGGACTGGCTGGGCACCGAGGCCATTCACGCCTGCCCCCTGCTGGTGGACGCCGGCATGTTCATGTTCTCGCCGCGTGCCGTCACCGGCGCGCCCCTGGGGCCTTACGGCCACTTCTCCACCGACTGGGCCCGCCTGAGTGACGAGTGGATACAGGTGTGTCAGGTGATTGGCAGCCCCAGTCAGGTGTTTGAAGGCCGCGTGCCGCTGTTCGACGTGCCGGGGGGCCGCTCGGTGCGCTCGGCGGCCCTCAGCGCCGAGATGCCGCTGTTTCAGGTGGCGCAGACGGTGGCCCAGAACGTGCAGAGCGGCGCGCTGGAACCCCGGGGCCGCTTCGAGTGGCAGCGCCTGAAGCTGCAGCCCACCAAACAGCGCGCCGCCCTGCATCCGGTGGCCCGCCTGCTGGACGGCGAGCGCACCCTGGGTGACGCCGTGGACCAGGGCACGCCGGTGGCCGATGTGCGCGAGTACCTGCTGGGCGAACTGCGGCTGGGGCTGCGCTTTTCCGGCAGCGGCTGGGTACTGCGCGATCTGGTGTGGGAAACCCAGCACCTGCAGGGCGGCGAGGGGGAGAGGGTCATGGGGGGGTAA
- a CDS encoding class I SAM-dependent methyltransferase: MNYDDFADLYDHQYDVYRDDLHHYARVAEQAAGPVLEIGSGTGRVTTFLARRGVQVTGLEPSARMIERAQARAAQGGLTVRFVQGEAGTFRLEDRFATVLAPFNALMHLYTPTEQLQALENIHAHLVTGGTFAFDLYVPRFGKPNTVRHEGETFHAPDGSRTDVFLVQRHDKARQHVTTEYHVDTTAPDGTLKRRHYTLTQRYYTRFEMEWLLRCAGFESPRVSGSFQGGPLEEGSEVMVFTTRAL; this comes from the coding sequence GTGAACTACGATGACTTTGCCGACCTGTACGACCACCAGTACGACGTCTACCGCGACGACCTGCACCACTACGCGCGGGTGGCGGAGCAGGCGGCGGGGCCGGTGCTGGAGATCGGGTCGGGGACAGGGCGGGTGACCACCTTTCTGGCGCGGCGCGGCGTGCAGGTCACCGGGCTGGAGCCCAGCGCGCGCATGATCGAGCGGGCGCAGGCACGCGCGGCGCAAGGTGGGCTGACGGTGCGCTTTGTGCAGGGCGAGGCAGGAACCTTCCGGCTGGAGGACCGGTTTGCCACCGTGCTGGCCCCCTTCAATGCCCTGATGCACCTGTACACGCCCACCGAGCAGCTGCAGGCCTTGGAGAACATTCACGCGCATCTGGTCACGGGGGGCACCTTTGCCTTCGATCTGTACGTGCCGCGCTTTGGCAAGCCAAACACCGTGCGCCACGAGGGCGAAACCTTCCACGCCCCGGACGGCAGCCGCACCGACGTCTTTCTGGTGCAGCGCCACGACAAAGCGCGCCAGCACGTCACCACCGAGTACCACGTGGACACCACCGCCCCGGACGGCACCCTGAAGCGGCGTCACTACACCCTGACCCAGCGCTATTACACCCGCTTTGAAATGGAATGGCTGCTGCGCTGTGCGGGCTTCGAAAGCCCCCGGGTGAGTGGCTCCTTTCAGGGTGGCCCGCTGGAAGAAGGGAGCGAGGTGATGGTGTTTACCACACGCGCGCTGTAG
- a CDS encoding gamma-glutamyltransferase family protein: MVATSQPLAAQAGLWALQQGGNAVDAAIATAAALTVVEPTSNGIGGDLFALVWAGGELHGLNASGAAPAALTLDVLREHHGGQMPRLGWTPVTVPGAVRGWADLHARLGRLDFELVLTPAIRYAEEGYPLSPVLAANWARAATIYRRLNRPDMAEWFATFLPDGFTPAPGALWHSPGHARTLREIARTAGAAFYEGELAAQIGAHARAGGGLLTGADLAAHRSEWVTPIHTEFDGHRVYEIPPNGQGIAALIALNVLSGLELPERRDDPRGLHLQIEAMKRGFHDAHSDVADPRHVPVDVPGLLSSANANAHRAHLGERAHDPQTRAPSTGGTVYLAAADEDGGMVSLIQSNYMGFGSGVVVPGTGIALHNRGHNFHTDPAHPNALAPGKRPYHTIIPGFLGRADGTPVGPFGVMGGFMQPQGHLQVVLNTVRYGMNPQQALDAPRWQWLDGLRVEVEPSLGEGLTRELMARGHSVTVQPEAGSFGRGQMIRRDPQTGVLEGGTETRTDGHIAVW, from the coding sequence ATGGTCGCCACCTCGCAGCCACTGGCCGCCCAGGCGGGGCTGTGGGCGCTGCAGCAGGGCGGCAACGCCGTGGACGCCGCCATTGCCACGGCTGCCGCCCTGACCGTGGTGGAGCCCACCAGCAACGGCATCGGCGGCGACCTGTTCGCCCTGGTGTGGGCCGGGGGTGAGCTGCACGGCCTGAACGCCAGCGGCGCGGCCCCTGCGGCCCTGACCCTGGACGTGCTGCGTGAGCACCACGGCGGCCAGATGCCCCGGCTTGGCTGGACCCCGGTCACCGTGCCCGGCGCCGTGCGCGGCTGGGCCGACCTGCACGCGCGCCTTGGCCGCCTGGACTTTGAACTGGTCCTGACCCCTGCCATCCGGTACGCCGAGGAGGGCTACCCGCTTTCACCCGTCCTGGCGGCCAACTGGGCGCGCGCCGCTACCATTTACCGCCGCCTGAACCGCCCCGACATGGCCGAGTGGTTTGCCACCTTCCTGCCGGATGGGTTCACGCCGGCCCCCGGCGCCCTGTGGCATTCGCCCGGTCATGCCCGCACCCTGCGCGAGATTGCCCGCACGGCCGGCGCCGCCTTTTACGAGGGCGAGCTGGCCGCGCAGATCGGCGCCCATGCCCGCGCCGGGGGCGGCCTCCTGACTGGCGCCGATCTGGCTGCCCACCGCAGCGAGTGGGTGACGCCCATTCACACCGAATTCGACGGCCACCGCGTCTACGAGATTCCGCCCAACGGCCAGGGTATTGCCGCCCTGATCGCCCTGAACGTGCTCTCGGGGCTGGAGCTGCCAGAGCGCCGCGACGATCCCCGGGGCCTGCACCTGCAGATTGAAGCCATGAAGCGCGGTTTTCACGACGCCCACAGCGACGTGGCTGACCCACGCCACGTGCCGGTGGACGTACCAGGGCTGCTGTCCAGCGCCAATGCCAATGCCCACCGCGCTCACCTGGGCGAGCGGGCCCACGACCCCCAGACCCGCGCCCCCAGCACCGGCGGCACCGTGTACCTGGCCGCAGCCGACGAGGACGGCGGCATGGTCAGCCTGATCCAGAGCAACTACATGGGCTTTGGCAGCGGCGTGGTGGTGCCCGGGACCGGTATTGCCCTGCACAACCGGGGCCACAACTTTCACACCGACCCCGCGCACCCCAACGCCCTGGCGCCGGGCAAGCGGCCCTACCACACCATCATTCCGGGTTTTCTGGGCCGCGCGGACGGTACCCCGGTGGGCCCCTTTGGCGTGATGGGCGGCTTCATGCAGCCCCAGGGCCACCTGCAGGTGGTGCTGAACACCGTGCGCTACGGCATGAACCCCCAGCAGGCGCTGGACGCCCCGCGCTGGCAGTGGCTGGACGGCCTGCGCGTGGAGGTCGAGCCCAGCCTGGGCGAGGGGCTGACCCGTGAACTGATGGCCCGGGGCCACAGCGTGACGGTGCAGCCCGAGGCCGGTTCGTTTGGCCGGGGCCAGATGATTCGCCGCGATCCACAGACCGGCGTGCTGGAAGGCGGCACCGAGACCCGCACCGACGGCCACATTGCGGTGTGGTAA
- a CDS encoding winged helix-turn-helix domain-containing protein, whose protein sequence is MGRPTRRIEISEAADQQLRALEFNVHVHPKVRFRATLLRLHRAGWTVTQLAQHFDRNPQAVHNDLTRFEQQGLAGLADGQAPGKPPLVTAVIEPFLHEKLREDRFWTASMLCEAVAQQFQVTISPRTMAQHLHRLGYTWKRARYSPAKTLDPTLQHEHAASIETLKRGHWMANSG, encoded by the coding sequence ATGGGCCGTCCCACGCGACGAATCGAGATCAGCGAAGCTGCTGACCAGCAGCTCCGTGCGCTGGAATTCAATGTCCACGTGCATCCGAAAGTGCGCTTTCGGGCGACCCTGCTTCGGTTGCACCGTGCCGGCTGGACGGTCACCCAACTCGCGCAGCACTTTGATCGCAATCCGCAAGCGGTGCACAACGATCTGACGCGTTTTGAGCAGCAGGGCCTCGCGGGGCTTGCCGATGGGCAAGCCCCAGGCAAACCGCCGCTGGTCACCGCTGTGATCGAGCCGTTCCTCCACGAGAAACTGCGAGAAGACCGCTTCTGGACAGCCTCGATGCTCTGCGAGGCCGTCGCACAGCAGTTTCAGGTAACGATCAGTCCAAGAACCATGGCCCAGCATCTGCACCGCCTGGGTTACACCTGGAAGCGGGCGAGGTACTCGCCCGCCAAAACGCTCGACCCAACCCTGCAACACGAACACGCCGCGTCCATCGAGACGCTGAAAAGGGGGCACTGGATGGCAAACTCCGGTTGA
- a CDS encoding GMC family oxidoreductase, which produces MTTGSGGQADVVVVGAGSGGCVAARALLDAGLRVLLLEAGGPDTHPLIRAPGAFSKLFRTRVDWNFSTVPQPHAAGRSFYWPRGKVLGGSSAINATIWIRGSKRDFDSWGEGWTWADVLPTFRALEDYRGPASPTRGQGGPMPVGARAQSHALSHAFVASAALGLGLQPADTFNDGELAGAGLLESNHRGGERYSAFRAFLRPVLNHPNLTVLTGAHVLELLWNGTHAAGVRLRWQGRTLDAPAGGVLLSAGALQTPQLLLLSGVGPRAALERLNIPVRAALGGVGAGLQDHLAVPVITRSLVPSLDSGPPAAALARYAWNRTGPLSSNVAEAAAFSHARPGLRPDEDPDIQFHFGPAYFRDHGFQTAPGAHFSVGPVLVDVHSRGRLTLASRDPLAPPVLDPAYLTDERDLQSLLAGVRQAREIAAAPPLRGLRGAEVLPGEGVRSEAALRAFVAQECATLYHPVGTAALGDGDGAVVDRTLAVRGTRGLWVGDASVMPRILHANTNAATMMIGARAARFVAAAL; this is translated from the coding sequence ATGACAACAGGCAGCGGGGGACAGGCAGATGTGGTGGTGGTGGGCGCCGGGTCCGGCGGGTGCGTGGCGGCGCGCGCGCTGCTGGACGCCGGACTGCGGGTGCTGCTGCTGGAGGCCGGCGGCCCGGACACCCACCCGCTGATTCGCGCGCCGGGGGCCTTTAGCAAGCTCTTTCGCACGCGGGTGGACTGGAATTTTTCCACCGTGCCCCAGCCCCACGCTGCCGGGCGCAGCTTCTACTGGCCGCGCGGCAAGGTGCTGGGCGGCAGCAGCGCCATCAACGCCACCATCTGGATTCGCGGTTCAAAGCGTGATTTCGACAGCTGGGGCGAGGGCTGGACCTGGGCCGACGTGCTGCCTACCTTCCGCGCGCTGGAGGACTACCGGGGGCCCGCCTCGCCCACCCGGGGCCAGGGCGGGCCCATGCCGGTGGGCGCGCGGGCGCAGTCGCATGCCCTGAGTCACGCCTTTGTGGCCTCGGCGGCGCTGGGGCTGGGCCTGCAGCCAGCAGACACCTTCAACGACGGGGAACTGGCCGGCGCGGGCCTGCTGGAAAGCAACCACCGCGGCGGCGAGCGCTACAGCGCCTTTCGCGCCTTTCTCAGGCCGGTGCTGAACCACCCCAACCTGACGGTGCTGACGGGCGCCCACGTGCTGGAACTGCTGTGGAACGGCACCCACGCGGCGGGCGTGCGCCTGCGCTGGCAGGGCCGCACCCTGGATGCCCCGGCGGGCGGCGTGCTGCTGAGCGCCGGAGCCCTGCAAACCCCACAGCTGCTGCTGCTTTCGGGCGTGGGGCCCCGCGCGGCACTGGAGCGGCTGAATATCCCGGTGCGCGCAGCGCTGGGCGGCGTGGGGGCGGGGCTGCAGGACCACCTCGCCGTGCCGGTGATTACCCGCTCCCTGGTGCCCTCGCTGGACAGTGGCCCGCCCGCCGCCGCGCTGGCCCGCTACGCCTGGAACCGCACCGGGCCCCTGAGCAGCAACGTGGCCGAGGCCGCCGCTTTTTCCCACGCCCGCCCCGGCCTGCGCCCCGACGAGGACCCGGACATTCAGTTTCACTTTGGACCCGCCTACTTCCGTGACCACGGCTTTCAGACCGCCCCCGGCGCGCACTTCTCGGTGGGGCCGGTGCTGGTGGACGTGCACAGCCGGGGCCGCCTTACGCTGGCCTCGCGCGATCCGCTGGCGCCCCCGGTGCTGGACCCGGCCTACCTGACCGACGAGCGCGACCTGCAGAGCCTGCTGGCGGGCGTGCGGCAGGCGCGCGAGATTGCGGCGGCTCCGCCCCTCAGGGGCCTGCGCGGCGCCGAGGTGCTGCCCGGCGAGGGGGTGCGCAGCGAGGCGGCGCTGCGCGCCTTTGTGGCTCAGGAGTGCGCCACGCTGTACCACCCGGTGGGCACGGCGGCCCTGGGCGACGGCGACGGCGCCGTGGTGGACCGCACCCTGGCGGTGCGCGGCACCCGGGGCCTGTGGGTGGGCGACGCCAGCGTGATGCCGCGCATTCTGCACGCCAACACCAACGCGGCGACCATGATGATCGGGGCGCGGGCTGCCAGGTTTGTGGCGGCGGCCCTCTAA